A window from Eubalaena glacialis isolate mEubGla1 chromosome 1, mEubGla1.1.hap2.+ XY, whole genome shotgun sequence encodes these proteins:
- the LOC133101373 gene encoding large ribosomal subunit protein eL21-like, translated as MTNTKGKRRGTGYMVSRPFRKHGVVPLATYMRIYKKGDIVAIKGPGTVQKGMLHKCYHGKTGRVYNVTQHAVGITVNKQVKGKILARRINVRIEHIKHPKSRDSFLKRVKENDQEKKGAKEKGTWVQLEHQPAPPREAHFVRTDGKEPELLEPIPYGFVA; from the coding sequence ATGACCAAcacaaagggaaagaggaggggcaCCGGCTACATGGTCTCTAGGCCTTTTAGAAAACATGGAGTTGTTCCTTTGGCCACATACATGCGAATCTACAAGAAAGGTGATATTGTAGCTATCAAGGGACCGGGCACTGTTCAAAAAGGAATGCTCCACAAATGTTACCACGGCAAAACTGGGAGAGTCTACAATGTTACCCAGCATGCTGTTGGCATCACTGTAAACAAACAAGTTAAGGGCAAGATTCTTGCCAGGAGAATTAATGTGCGTATCGAGCATATTAAGCACCCTAAGAGCCGAGACAGCTTCCTGAAACGGGTGAAGGAAAATGATCAGGAAAAGAAGGGAGCCAAAGAGAAAGGTACTTGGGTTCAACTGGAGCACCAGCCTGCGCCACCCAGAGAAGCACACTTCGTGAGAACCGATGGAAAGGAGCCTGAACTGTTGGAGCCCATTCCCTATGGATTCGTGGCATGA